A stretch of the Glutamicibacter sp. JL.03c genome encodes the following:
- a CDS encoding flavin reductase family protein yields the protein MQLTEHIIVEPSVLYVGTPVMLLCTENPDGTTNLSVASSYWSLGRMIVIGLLNQGRTIKNLLERPDITVNFPSPDKWKSVESIADTTGMDPVPATKRHRYTYEPDKFARADLTPQPSDVVGPSRVRECALQFEGRLCKATPGAGEYCMAEVEVLRIHADPRIVVPGTQHIDPSMWQPTIYSFRHYLGVSEEVGHRANSDTAHPVRNS from the coding sequence TTGCAACTTACTGAACACATCATCGTCGAACCCAGCGTCTTGTACGTCGGCACCCCGGTCATGCTTCTATGCACCGAAAACCCGGACGGGACCACAAACCTTTCGGTGGCCTCGTCATACTGGTCGCTCGGGCGCATGATAGTGATCGGCCTGCTCAACCAGGGGAGAACTATCAAGAACCTCCTGGAACGCCCAGACATCACCGTTAACTTTCCCTCGCCGGACAAGTGGAAATCGGTGGAGTCAATCGCCGACACCACGGGAATGGACCCCGTGCCGGCCACCAAGCGTCATCGCTACACGTACGAACCGGACAAGTTCGCCCGGGCAGACCTCACGCCTCAGCCGTCTGATGTCGTGGGCCCATCCCGTGTGCGCGAGTGCGCTCTCCAATTCGAGGGCAGGCTGTGCAAAGCGACACCAGGGGCCGGGGAATACTGCATGGCCGAGGTAGAGGTGCTGAGGATCCACGCCGATCCACGGATCGTCGTGCCAGGCACCCAGCACATCGACCCCAGCATGTGGCAGCCGACCATCTATAGCTTCCGTCACTACCTCGGCGTCAGCGAAGAAGTCGGACACCGCGCCAATAGCGACACCGCTCACCCGGTGAGGAACTCGTAG
- a CDS encoding dihydrodipicolinate synthase family protein, which translates to MSNFTGLSAFPLTPLSDDRIDERAFVGLVERLAAAGVDSITALGSTGSYAYLSAEERARVSRLAVEHAGSTPVFVGVGALRTSQVLANVEAAERAGAAGVLLAPMTYQPLTHVDVFELFRTVTERTELPVIVYDNPGTTHFSFTNELYARIAELPGIGSIKIPGVPADPAAAREHIAAIRAVVPAHLTIGVSGDAFAAAGLNAGCDAWYSVIGGTLPVQSLAITRAAQEGRADDAIAASERLAPIFKLFAEFGGSLRVVAAIAEQLGLAPTRSLPLPLLGLTEAQRVRVSEVVDELGLD; encoded by the coding sequence TTGAGCAACTTCACAGGCCTCAGCGCCTTCCCTCTGACCCCTCTCTCGGACGACCGGATCGACGAGCGCGCATTCGTCGGCCTCGTCGAACGCCTCGCCGCGGCAGGTGTCGACTCGATCACGGCCCTGGGGTCGACTGGCTCGTACGCCTACTTGAGCGCCGAGGAGCGCGCACGGGTTTCCCGGCTCGCCGTCGAGCACGCGGGATCCACGCCGGTATTCGTGGGGGTCGGTGCCCTGCGCACCTCGCAGGTGCTCGCGAATGTCGAAGCCGCCGAGCGGGCCGGTGCCGCAGGAGTGCTGCTCGCGCCCATGACCTACCAGCCTCTGACGCATGTTGACGTCTTCGAGCTGTTCCGCACGGTCACCGAGCGCACCGAGCTGCCGGTGATCGTCTACGACAATCCGGGTACCACGCACTTCTCCTTCACCAACGAACTCTACGCCCGCATCGCCGAGCTCCCAGGCATCGGCTCGATCAAGATCCCGGGCGTTCCAGCCGACCCGGCAGCGGCCCGCGAGCACATCGCGGCCATCCGTGCCGTGGTCCCGGCCCACTTGACCATCGGCGTATCGGGAGATGCCTTCGCCGCGGCGGGCCTGAATGCCGGCTGCGACGCCTGGTACTCCGTCATCGGTGGAACCCTCCCCGTGCAGTCGCTCGCCATCACCCGCGCGGCCCAGGAAGGAAGAGCGGACGATGCCATAGCTGCCTCTGAACGTCTCGCGCCGATCTTCAAGCTGTTCGCAGAGTTCGGCGGGAGCCTGCGAGTAGTCGCCGCGATTGCAGAGCAACTCGGCCTTGCTCCAACACGAAGCCTGCCGTTGCCTCTTCTGGGACTCACCGAGGCGCAGCGTGTGCGAGTGAGCGAGGTGGTCGATGAACTCGGCCTCGACTGA
- a CDS encoding YbfB/YjiJ family MFS transporter, translating to MNSASTESAEEVADPAEKGRGWALARYVAASTLVRSADGGAVVAIVLLAQASGLPGWVSGLLGASITAPHLLGPFIARRLDTARDGRKVIALAALVHGVLLGAAGLLLPVTWAAVPAVLLIVSGLFGPMLTGGVSSRLPSIAGPSQRSQRRAQGWDVASYGLSGTLGPAAVAWIAAGPGPLTATLALAAAAIAGAGGVLILPRQDPQVAAADVPSPGRTLLVIWRSGPLRRTLSLTVVVAFAVAVLPIYAVAVAPSLGSAALAGTLVAGYGVGSLTGSAVLMAWPLRGESDRLTAVLALVVAASLAVVLMVPGFVSVLVSFGIAGIANSLFFAATLAARSEHAPAEARGQVFIWVGALKIAAGSAGTAVAGALITGIVWLPVALVAGLTALAGLVSTAERVRSR from the coding sequence ATGAACTCGGCCTCGACTGAAAGCGCAGAGGAAGTCGCTGATCCCGCCGAGAAGGGCCGAGGGTGGGCGCTTGCCCGGTACGTCGCCGCTTCGACGCTAGTGCGCTCGGCCGATGGCGGCGCGGTGGTCGCGATCGTCTTGCTCGCCCAGGCTTCAGGCCTGCCCGGTTGGGTCTCGGGGCTGCTCGGCGCTTCGATCACCGCGCCACACCTGCTGGGTCCGTTCATCGCGCGCCGCCTCGACACGGCACGGGACGGGCGGAAGGTCATCGCCCTCGCCGCACTAGTCCACGGTGTGCTGCTGGGTGCTGCCGGCCTGCTGCTGCCCGTCACGTGGGCTGCTGTTCCAGCGGTGCTGCTGATCGTATCGGGCCTGTTCGGGCCGATGCTCACCGGCGGTGTCAGCAGCCGCTTGCCTTCGATCGCGGGCCCGTCGCAGAGAAGCCAACGCCGCGCCCAGGGCTGGGATGTCGCAAGCTATGGCCTCAGCGGCACCCTCGGCCCGGCGGCGGTCGCCTGGATCGCCGCCGGCCCTGGGCCGCTGACGGCGACACTCGCGCTCGCGGCCGCCGCGATCGCCGGCGCCGGAGGCGTGCTCATTCTTCCTCGACAGGATCCCCAGGTTGCCGCCGCGGACGTTCCCTCGCCGGGGCGCACACTGCTGGTGATCTGGCGATCGGGGCCGTTGCGGCGGACTCTCTCGCTGACCGTCGTTGTGGCGTTCGCGGTGGCCGTGCTGCCAATTTACGCGGTGGCGGTTGCTCCATCCCTCGGAAGCGCCGCGCTGGCTGGCACCTTGGTCGCCGGCTACGGAGTCGGAAGCTTGACGGGTTCCGCGGTGCTCATGGCGTGGCCGCTGAGGGGAGAATCAGATCGGCTCACTGCGGTGCTTGCCCTTGTTGTGGCGGCCAGTCTGGCCGTGGTGCTCATGGTTCCAGGATTCGTATCGGTCCTGGTGTCCTTCGGCATAGCGGGAATCGCGAATTCCTTGTTCTTCGCTGCAACGCTTGCTGCGCGCAGCGAGCATGCGCCGGCCGAGGCCCGCGGGCAGGTGTTCATCTGGGTTGGCGCCCTGAAGATCGCTGCTGGATCCGCAGGCACGGCGGTGGCGGGCGCGCTTATCACGGGTATCGTGTGGCTGCCGGTCGCGCTCGTTGCAGGGCTGACTGCGCTGGCCGGCCTAGTAAGCACAGCCGAACGCGTGAGATCTCGTTGA
- a CDS encoding family 1 glycosylhydrolase gives MTHYPENFLWGVATAGHQNEGNNSHSDIWFLEHLQPTLFSEPSGRACGAYERYEADLDLVASLGLNAFRFSIEWARIEPERGKTIGRELDHYEAVVDAALQRGLTPLATFNHFAAPHWFSAAGSWLASDAAERFADQVDRVMQRIGDRLGAAVTINEPNLEQLLQAGGKLPPEAEALKRQMLREAARAAGTESYYASNVIPSDVQEEFQAAFTVAHRTAKSAIKAQRGDLPVGVSIAIADERALPGGEERRDARRAAVYDHWLRVARDDDFIGVQNYEAFLHGPDGEVPQEGVRNGMGSVVDPTALAGAVRYAHEVSGVPVLVTEHGIQIADDAIRAQFIPQSLAALEQQIAAGTLVLGYCHWTLMDNFEWIFGYAPKLGLFEVDRDSLERTPKSSAAAYATVVHAARQLAGARG, from the coding sequence ATGACCCACTACCCAGAGAATTTCCTATGGGGCGTTGCTACCGCGGGACATCAGAATGAGGGGAACAATTCGCACAGCGATATCTGGTTCCTGGAGCATCTCCAGCCGACCCTTTTCAGCGAGCCGTCCGGTCGTGCCTGCGGCGCCTATGAGCGCTATGAAGCGGACCTGGACCTGGTCGCCTCGCTGGGGCTCAACGCGTTCCGCTTTTCTATCGAATGGGCGCGGATCGAACCCGAACGCGGAAAGACCATCGGGCGGGAACTGGACCATTATGAAGCGGTGGTCGACGCGGCCCTGCAACGGGGGCTGACCCCGCTGGCGACGTTCAACCACTTTGCGGCGCCCCACTGGTTTTCGGCCGCCGGCTCCTGGCTGGCCAGCGACGCGGCGGAGCGCTTCGCTGACCAAGTCGATCGGGTCATGCAAAGAATCGGAGACCGCCTCGGAGCCGCCGTGACCATCAATGAGCCGAATCTGGAGCAGCTGCTGCAGGCTGGCGGCAAGCTCCCGCCCGAGGCGGAAGCCCTCAAGAGGCAGATGCTCCGGGAGGCAGCTCGCGCCGCGGGAACCGAGAGCTACTATGCGTCCAATGTGATTCCCTCGGATGTCCAAGAAGAGTTCCAAGCGGCCTTCACCGTGGCGCACCGGACAGCAAAATCTGCCATCAAGGCCCAACGCGGCGACTTGCCCGTGGGAGTCTCCATTGCAATCGCCGACGAGCGTGCGCTGCCCGGCGGCGAGGAACGTCGAGATGCCCGCCGCGCCGCGGTCTATGATCATTGGCTGCGCGTGGCCCGCGACGATGACTTCATCGGCGTGCAGAATTATGAAGCCTTCCTGCACGGTCCCGACGGCGAGGTCCCGCAGGAAGGAGTGCGCAATGGCATGGGGTCCGTTGTTGATCCCACCGCCCTCGCCGGTGCCGTGCGCTATGCCCATGAAGTCTCCGGGGTGCCGGTGCTGGTCACCGAGCATGGCATTCAGATTGCCGATGACGCAATCCGTGCGCAGTTCATCCCGCAGTCCTTGGCCGCCCTGGAACAGCAGATCGCCGCAGGCACACTGGTGCTTGGCTACTGCCACTGGACGCTGATGGACAACTTCGAGTGGATCTTCGGCTACGCACCGAAACTGGGCTTATTCGAGGTTGACCGCGACTCATTGGAACGCACCCCCAAGTCCAGCGCCGCGGCCTACGCCACGGTCGTGCACGCAGCGCGTCAGCTGGCAGGGGCCCGCGGCTAG
- a CDS encoding MFS transporter has protein sequence MTHPAQGEFLSPPTDDAGQEHTGPMATATHRSRRVLVFFLVLAMIGAGAAQMSAALLTLTLKATELNASAATTTISISSAVAGVLTLAALPLVGALSDRSRSRWGRRRPYLLLSALAFTIGGVLLVAARNVPVFVAAHLLITLGFVTASVTIIALLTDQLPDDRRGAPTALLSMGTPLGALIGMAVAVPFGDHLLPLVAIPTALAVIGVLSLACIVRDPHHPEHRPRSTPAQLLGIFWVNPIRHADFAWVFSSRMLVFSGVAALNGYQAIYMLQRLHLQPASLGTAILLTVVLNAGITMLVAPVIGKISDRLNLRKPFILAAAVILGIGLVLASFAPNLPMYLIACTVVGLGQGVYFAVELVLATQILPDKKNPAKDLGILKIADNLPVTIVSAVAPFLLAIGAGTTGPNFSALFIAGALSSILGGFCILLVRGAR, from the coding sequence ATGACACACCCAGCCCAAGGGGAATTTCTCTCCCCGCCCACCGATGACGCAGGGCAAGAACACACAGGTCCGATGGCCACGGCAACCCACCGCTCTCGTCGGGTCTTGGTCTTTTTTCTCGTGCTCGCCATGATCGGCGCCGGCGCCGCCCAGATGTCGGCGGCCTTGCTGACGCTCACGCTCAAAGCCACCGAGCTCAACGCCTCGGCCGCGACCACCACGATCTCCATTTCCAGCGCGGTGGCCGGTGTGCTGACCCTGGCCGCGCTGCCCCTGGTGGGGGCGCTCAGCGACCGCTCGCGTTCACGCTGGGGACGGCGCCGGCCCTATCTGCTGCTGTCGGCGCTCGCCTTCACCATCGGTGGCGTGCTGCTGGTGGCAGCCCGGAACGTACCGGTCTTTGTCGCAGCCCACCTGCTGATCACCCTGGGATTCGTGACCGCGAGCGTGACGATCATCGCGTTGCTCACCGACCAGCTTCCCGATGATCGCCGTGGTGCCCCGACCGCGCTGTTGAGCATGGGCACGCCCCTGGGTGCCCTGATCGGCATGGCGGTCGCGGTGCCTTTTGGCGATCACCTGCTTCCGCTGGTGGCGATCCCGACCGCACTGGCCGTCATTGGCGTCCTCAGCCTGGCCTGCATTGTCCGCGACCCGCACCACCCCGAGCATCGCCCGCGCAGCACCCCCGCCCAGCTGCTCGGCATTTTCTGGGTCAATCCAATCCGCCATGCCGATTTCGCCTGGGTCTTCAGCTCGCGGATGCTGGTGTTCTCCGGTGTGGCTGCCCTGAATGGATACCAGGCGATCTACATGCTCCAGCGATTGCATTTGCAGCCCGCATCCCTGGGTACCGCGATCCTTTTGACCGTAGTGCTCAATGCAGGAATCACCATGCTGGTAGCTCCGGTCATTGGCAAGATCAGCGACCGGCTGAACCTGCGCAAGCCCTTCATCCTTGCCGCGGCGGTGATCCTGGGTATCGGATTGGTCCTGGCTTCCTTCGCGCCAAACCTGCCAATGTACTTGATTGCCTGCACTGTCGTCGGCTTGGGCCAAGGCGTCTACTTCGCCGTAGAACTGGTGCTGGCGACTCAAATCCTTCCCGACAAGAAGAATCCAGCCAAGGACCTGGGCATCCTGAAAATCGCGGATAACCTGCCGGTCACCATCGTTTCGGCGGTTGCCCCGTTCCTGCTGGCCATCGGCGCAGGGACAACGGGACCGAACTTCTCGGCACTGTTCATCGCCGGTGCGCTGTCGAGCATACTCGGCGGATTCTGCATCCTGCTGGTGCGCGGTGCGCGCTAG
- a CDS encoding TetR/AcrR family transcriptional regulator gives MTGTRGTYRKTAQRREQILDAAFTLFAKNGYTASSVNEIARMVGISQTGVLHHFAGGKLALLTAVLQQRDALAEEKLQGKTGRDFLAALVEISRVQAQQRGVVQLYRNLSTEAVDSTHPAHQYFHERLRRIADAVTQSYSEVLLQDGLLPGVEPRAAALNTLAMTEGLEALWLQGMDVDMAEGIRDYINGYLQRPL, from the coding sequence ATGACAGGCACCAGGGGCACCTACCGGAAAACAGCACAACGACGCGAGCAGATCCTCGACGCCGCCTTCACGCTCTTTGCAAAAAACGGCTACACCGCCAGTTCCGTCAATGAGATAGCGCGCATGGTGGGCATCAGCCAGACCGGTGTGCTGCATCATTTTGCCGGTGGCAAGCTGGCCCTGCTCACGGCCGTGCTCCAGCAACGAGATGCCTTGGCGGAAGAGAAGCTCCAGGGCAAAACCGGCAGGGACTTCCTCGCCGCGCTCGTCGAAATCTCCCGCGTCCAAGCACAGCAGCGCGGCGTCGTCCAGCTCTACCGCAACCTGTCCACCGAAGCCGTGGACAGCACGCACCCAGCACACCAGTACTTCCATGAACGGCTGAGGAGAATCGCCGACGCTGTCACGCAGTCCTACTCGGAAGTCCTGCTCCAAGACGGGCTATTGCCCGGAGTCGAGCCACGCGCCGCGGCCCTCAACACCCTGGCCATGACCGAAGGATTGGAAGCCCTCTGGCTGCAAGGCATGGACGTCGACATGGCCGAAGGGATCCGCGACTACATCAACGGCTACCTCCAGCGCCCGCTCTAG